From one Pempheris klunzingeri isolate RE-2024b chromosome 5, fPemKlu1.hap1, whole genome shotgun sequence genomic stretch:
- the LOC139201805 gene encoding high affinity choline transporter 1-like produces the protein MAVNVPGLVAVVVFYIVILVIGIWASRKSKKVEKTCAGSKSEVTIVGGRNISVLVGVFTMTATWVGGGYIMGTAEAVYSPTQGLIWAMGPPAYLINFLLGGLFFAKPMRSKCYVTMLDPFQHRYGNIFTATLLLPALVSDILWVACILAALGGTMSVILGLSSALSIVISAAVSIIYTFLGGLYSVAYTDIIQLSFIFVSLWLCIPFLVLSPAVADLSQVVHLNQSNVNSWMGELELADAGKWADEMLLLALGGLAYQALYQRILSAASSVQAQVTCFAAAGTVFIMGIPSVVIGAVAASADWNQTAYGLPPPFERGEAGKILPLALHYLTPTWLSVLGIGAVAAAVMSSMDSVLLSSASMFTQNIYKTTLRKQASERELKRVIRVSVLLVGLAGTGLAFGDDSVFALWLLSGDLLYCVILPQLICVLHFSYSNSYGAITGYVVGLLLRVLGGEPLLGIPPLLLYPGWREEDGVITQYFPHRTLAMLASVTCVISVSWLVEQGFCRQLIPQSWDLLRVFDGKQEADADEVPVPGEEKNIILNTKL, from the exons ATGGCAGTGAATGTCCCTGGACTGGTGGCCGTGGTGGTTTTCTATATTGTCATCCTGGTAATTGGGATCTGGGCATCTCGGAAATCCAAAAAAGTGGAGAAGACATGTGCTGGCAGCAAGAGTGAAGTAACCATTGTTGGCGGGCGCAACATCAGTGTCCTGGTCGGGGTTTTCACTATGACAG CAACATGGGTTGGTGGAGGCTACATTATGGGAACCGCTGAGGCTGTTTATTCTCCTACTCAAGGTCTCATCTGGGCTATGGGGCCTCCTGCATATCTTATCAATTTTCTCTTGG GAGGGTTATTTTTTGCAAAACCTATGAGGTCGAAGTGCTACGTGACCATGTTGGACCCATTTCAGCATCGCTATGGCAACATTTTCACTGCAACACTGCTGCTCCCTGCTTTGGTCAGTGATATTTTGTGGGTGGCCTGCATCCTTGCTGCTCTGG GAGGAACGATGAGCGTAATTCTCGGGCTGTCGTCTGCCCTGTCCATCGTTATCTCGGCAGCTGTCTCCATCATCTACACATTTTTAGGGGGTCTCTACTCTGTTGCATATACTGATATCATCCAGCTTTCCTTCATCTTTGTCAGCCTG tGGCTATGTATTCCTTTTTTGGTACTCAGTCCTGCAGTTGCTGACCTCTCACAAGTAGTCCACCTCAACCAGTCAAATGTTAATTCTTGGATGGGAGAGTTGGAGCTGGCAGATGCAGGAAAATGGGCGGATGAAATGCTGTTATTG GCTTTGGGGGGACTGGCCTATCAAGCTCTATACCAGAGGAtcctctctgcagcctcctctgttcAGGCTCAGGTCacctgttttgctgctgctgggacagTTTTTATCATGGGAATCCCCTCAGTTGTCATTGGAGCAGTGGCTGCCTCTGCAG ACTGGAACCAGACAGCGTATGGCCTACCCCCTCCTTTTGAGCGAGGGGAGGCAGGGAAGATCCTGCCACTGGCCCTGCACTACCTCACACCCACCTGGTTGTCAGTGTTAGGCATTggtgctgtggctgcagcagttATGTCCTCCATggactctgtgctgctgtcctcAGCATCTATGTTTACACAAAACATATACAAGACGACTTTGAggaagcag GCATCGGAGCGGGAGCTGAAGCGGGTGATCCGTGTTAGCGTGCTGCTGGTGGGCCTGGCGGGAACAGGCCTGGCCTTTGGTGATGACAGTGTGTTCGCCCTCTGGCTGCTGAGTGGGGACCTGCTCTACTGCGTGATCCTCCCACAGCTCATCTGTGTGCTGCACTTCAGCTATTCTAATAGCTACGGTGCCATCACTGGCTACGTAGTCGGACTGCTGCTGCGTGTGCTGGGTGGGGAGCCACTGCTTGGgatccctcctctcctcttgtaccctggctggagggaggaggacggAGTTATCACACAGTACTTTCCGCACAGGACTCTGGCCATGCTCGCCTCCGTGACATGTGTTATTAGTGTGTCCTGGCTGGTGGAGCAAGGCTTCTGTCGCCAATTAATTCCTCAGTCCTGGGATTTACTGAGGGTGTTTGATGGGAAACAAGAGGCAGATGCAGATGAAGTACCCGTTCCTGGGGAGGAAAAGAACATTATCCTTAATACTAAATTGTAG